Proteins from one candidate division KSB1 bacterium genomic window:
- a CDS encoding glycine betaine ABC transporter substrate-binding protein — MNPFQFIIKHQAEIFDQTLEHLGLTGVACAIAVCIGVPLGIFLTRHERISTPILGATGVIQTIPSVALLGFLLPLLGIGVVPAIVALFLYALLPIIRNTYTGINEVDLAVREAARGMGMSDRQILTKVELPLAVPVLFAGIRTATVINVGVATLTALIAAGGLGEFIFRGIALNNVNMILAGAFPAAGLALLLDFILSIVQKHIRKIIKPLLITAGIALIAGLTVFFTLRAEQQDSFRAGFTAEFMQRPDGYPGFREHYGLSLNTVELDPGLMYKALLQGKVDVICGFSTDGRIKAYDLKVLQDDRNYFPPYYAAPLVNGESLRRYPELESALSRLEGRITNQQMAAMNYKVDENKKSPDKVAREFMQKEGFELAERDGKADVIIGSKNFTEQYILAHVFRLMIESYTPLNAGVKTGMAGTKICFDALENGDIDLYPEYTGTGLLVLLNTEKSVQDSLIGSPDDLYQYVKSRSREQFDLHWLAPLGFNNTYAMMMRNEQANRLGVETISDLKTYLETR; from the coding sequence ATGAACCCGTTCCAGTTTATCATAAAACACCAGGCGGAAATATTCGACCAAACGCTTGAACATCTCGGCCTGACCGGGGTGGCTTGCGCCATTGCCGTGTGTATCGGCGTGCCTCTGGGTATTTTTCTCACCCGGCATGAACGCATTTCAACTCCGATACTCGGCGCCACCGGTGTCATTCAGACCATCCCCAGTGTGGCGCTTTTGGGATTTCTGTTGCCGCTGCTCGGCATCGGCGTGGTTCCGGCCATTGTGGCTCTGTTCCTCTACGCCCTGCTGCCCATTATCCGCAATACCTATACCGGCATCAACGAAGTGGATTTGGCCGTTCGCGAAGCTGCCAGAGGTATGGGCATGTCCGACCGCCAGATCCTGACAAAAGTCGAACTGCCCCTGGCTGTCCCGGTGCTGTTTGCCGGCATCCGTACCGCCACGGTCATTAATGTGGGTGTGGCCACTCTGACAGCCCTGATCGCGGCCGGCGGACTGGGCGAGTTTATCTTTCGCGGCATTGCCCTGAACAACGTCAACATGATTCTGGCCGGCGCCTTCCCGGCCGCCGGACTGGCGCTGCTTCTCGATTTTATCCTCAGCATCGTACAAAAACATATTCGCAAAATCATAAAACCCCTGCTGATCACCGCCGGAATCGCACTGATTGCCGGCTTAACTGTATTTTTTACGCTGCGCGCCGAGCAGCAGGACAGCTTTCGCGCCGGATTCACCGCAGAATTCATGCAGCGGCCCGACGGCTATCCGGGATTCAGAGAACACTATGGCTTGTCCCTGAACACCGTCGAATTGGATCCGGGTTTGATGTACAAAGCACTGCTACAAGGCAAAGTCGATGTGATTTGCGGATTTTCCACGGACGGACGCATCAAGGCCTATGATCTCAAAGTTCTCCAGGATGACCGTAATTATTTCCCGCCCTATTATGCGGCGCCGCTGGTGAATGGTGAATCCCTGCGCCGGTATCCGGAGCTTGAATCAGCGCTGTCCCGGCTTGAAGGACGCATCACCAATCAGCAAATGGCGGCGATGAATTACAAAGTGGATGAAAACAAAAAATCTCCTGACAAAGTAGCAAGGGAGTTTATGCAAAAGGAAGGATTCGAACTTGCGGAGCGCGACGGCAAAGCTGATGTAATAATCGGATCGAAAAACTTTACCGAGCAGTATATTCTGGCGCATGTTTTCCGATTGATGATCGAAAGCTACACTCCCCTGAATGCCGGGGTCAAAACCGGCATGGCCGGCACCAAAATCTGTTTCGATGCCTTGGAAAACGGCGATATTGATTTGTATCCCGAGTATACCGGTACGGGACTGCTGGTTCTGCTGAACACGGAAAAAAGCGTGCAGGACTCTTTGATCGGCAGTCCGGATGATCTATACCAATATGTAAAGTCCCGTAGCCGCGAACAGTTTGATCTGCACTGGCTGGCGCCGCTGGGATTTAACAACACGTATGCGATGATGATGCGGAACGAACAGGCGAACCGTTTGGGGGTGGAAACTATCTCTGATCTGAAAACCTATCTGGAAACACGGTAA
- a CDS encoding ATP-binding cassette domain-containing protein, which produces MIRVSHLSKSFGSLQAVKRLSFDVAEGESLVLLGTSGCGKTTTLKMINRLIEPSDGTVFINDQDIRDQLPETLRRSIGYVIQNIGLFPHYTVEQNVSLVPRLLQWKEPEIRSRTHELLNRVGLPPDSYARRYPDALSGGQQQRVGLARALAADPPLVLLDEPFGALDPITRRDLQNEFKQLETLLHKTMILVSHDVFESFELGDRICLMDQGEIQQIATARDMLFQPANDFVRDFFQANRFQVESKSLPWAIPCPNCPKPLMTEAT; this is translated from the coding sequence ATGATTCGCGTCTCTCATCTCTCAAAATCCTTCGGTTCTCTTCAGGCGGTCAAGCGGTTGTCCTTCGATGTGGCTGAGGGCGAATCCCTGGTGTTACTCGGAACCAGCGGTTGCGGCAAGACCACAACTCTGAAAATGATCAACCGGCTGATCGAACCCTCGGACGGAACAGTGTTTATCAATGATCAGGATATCCGGGATCAGCTGCCGGAAACGCTGCGCCGCAGTATCGGATATGTGATTCAGAATATCGGATTGTTTCCGCATTATACGGTGGAACAGAACGTATCTCTGGTTCCCCGGCTTCTGCAGTGGAAAGAACCGGAAATTCGTTCCCGCACCCATGAACTGCTGAACAGGGTCGGTCTGCCGCCCGATTCTTACGCCCGCCGCTATCCGGACGCCCTCAGCGGCGGACAGCAGCAGCGCGTCGGACTGGCGCGCGCCCTGGCGGCCGATCCCCCGCTGGTGCTCCTGGATGAACCCTTTGGCGCTTTGGACCCCATCACCCGCCGGGATCTGCAGAACGAATTCAAACAACTGGAGACTTTGCTGCATAAAACCATGATTCTGGTCTCTCATGATGTCTTTGAATCCTTTGAACTCGGCGACCGCATCTGCCTCATGGATCAGGGAGAAATCCAGCAGATCGCAACGGCGCGCGATATGCTGTTTCAACCGGCCAATGATTTTGTTCGTGATTTTTTCCAGGCCAACCGTTTTCAGGTGGAGTCAAAGTCATTACCCTGGGCGATACCCTGCCCGAACTGTCCGAAACCTCTTATGACAGAGGCGACCTGA